The nucleotide window tgaatggagctgaattgtaatactgcacacagcctgaggacaagggtggggCTGTTTTAGCAGGAAagaagctgtgttttttctaatcctggataaaccctttcaGCAGTTCTGTACACTTATCCACGTCTTCAGAAGAGATACCGACACCCCTGATAGTTTAGATCAGTGACAGAAATTACAAGACTTCTGTTACTTCCCTGCAGAACATGGGCACCATTTACAGTTGATGGTCAGAAAAATGATGCCAGTCAGCAACCATATTTGTGAACTATTTTTATACTTACACGGCTTGTTATATTACTAGGTAAACAAGCTTTCCTGGATGCTCACGCTTTTTCTAccaagataaaaataaatatattcctAACATGTGAAGAGTTGGGAGAAGTAGCGTCACTGTGACAGCCCACTGAATGGGTTATATTCAGCATCTCCTTCTcccacacacactgcttcttacCACCAGTCTTACTAATAACACTTCTAGTGACTCAGGACAATGAGATCAACAGCCTGCAAATTAAATACCTATTGTTTCCAGGGAAGAGGATGACACACAGGGTGTTTTCTAGAGTGCTCTCATAAAGCTGAGAAATCTTCCTGTCCAGATCCTTAATAATCTCTGTGTGAtcctcctataaaaaaaaaacaacagaatgttaatatatatatttatattaaaataCAGCGCAGCATCAGACCTCTCATAGTTATCAGCATCTGAGAGTTTCCAAGCTTAggagtagaaatgagcgaatttacaatacAAGTGAATCACTTTGTTTGTTCGGCATTCTGCTGCTTTAGAAGTCCATGCCGCTCCGTGCCACTCcacccctggtggctggagaagctggatcctTCTGCcagcactggatccagcttttccagccactCAGGGTGGagttgcattgacttcaaaggcagattgccaagctaacaaagcaataagctttgtctgtcctgtaaattggctcatctctacagaGTTGTGCAGCAATATTAGGGTGGGAGAATTCTAAAAAAGTATCatgttaaaattattttttaatatgtatttttttaattgatgCCAACTGATAATGGAGAGGACACTGTATAGCAACAGACCCAGAGACAGCAAGCGGCTAGGGTACATAGAGCATTCTGAGGCGGGCACAGACAGTACTGTGTCCCAATTTCTACCTGTAAATAATATAAACACAGACAGCAATGCCTCTGTGATACATAGATACAGATGGTACAGCCTCTCCTTATGTAGGTGCAGGTATTattgacctcccccccccccccccccgctagactagaaaaaaaacttcacttcctgcaggacacacagcagctgataagtactggaaaactaaatagaagtaatttacaagtctataactttctgacaccaattgtttTGAGAACAAAAAATGCCgacgttcccctttaaggctcaggTAGAACTGCCTCCCTGTCTCGTTGTAAACAATAAGGACACACTTGGTACTTTTTCCAATCCCTGTAAatgatataggcacagatagaACTGCCTATTGTAAATGATGGAGATATTGATAGAGCTGCCTTGCTTGCTCTAGGAACCTTGGTAACTCTTCTATAGTAGTGACAATAGCAGTAACACTGACATAAATAGGCTGAAGAACTCCAATAGACTGGACATAGACTCCTTACCTTACTTGTAACTTTTTGGTTACAGTGTTTGTGTGGAGGAGCATGTCTCACAGCTGCTTGGAGCCAGCCATGTAGGTGGCTGGAGGTAACCGCTTTCCTACTTCTCAGTCCGCCATGTATCTGTATCTGTTTAATCGCTCCAGCCGCAGCATCAGGACTGTGAAATTCTACACAAATGGAATACAATCAGACCATTATATTAAGCACAATGATTCTTCATTTGCTCTCTGTAGTAGCCTTATAAATGGCTGTTATACGAGATATAATAGGGATCAACCCAACGGCGCCCACCAGGTCATATAAAAAAAGTGATTACAAGAAGCGGTAGATTGGCTTTAAATTCTGATAGAGAACTGCCCTCCTGTATTATCAGACCATATACACATACTTAGGTAACAGTACTTGGCAGGATGATGGCTCTTTGGGTTTGTTGGCACAAATATAGATTTGATTTCCTTAAAATGGTTAAACTGCTGCTGAAGAAATTCTTCCGTCAAAGGTTTGGTAAATCCAGAGACATagattgtgtttttattttctggatCTTCTTCCATCTCCTTAAAAATATCTTCATAGTCAAGGGTCTGCCGTGTTATCATCCTCTGAACCTATCCACCAGAGAAGAACAAAAGACATCACTATAATCCAGACCCCAACCCAGAGAGTCATAGGTGAAGTCTTCAGGGACATCTCTCCAGTTTCTTACCTTAATATGACATCCATCAATACATGAACCATTTAGCAGTTCCACGGCGAGCTGTGCAGCTTCTGGGACGCTGTACTTAATGCAGATATATGGCTGGAGAGGCAAAGGTAAATGACAGTATATATTAACTCGATATTCTATTTGTACTGACAGTACAGACGTATACATCTATAGACTCCCAACTTATACACTGCTCTCAAGGTACAACATGAAATACACTGGGTTTTCATTCATGACTGCATTCAGAGTTTACCTCTGTCTGCACTTCCTGCTTGTTCAGGGTCTGTACAGCATGATACTACCTGTAAAAACTTGTATAAAATGCAGACAGTAGATTATTACAGGGGATGTCTGGAACTAGATAAAAAGGCCAGCTTTTTACTCCCTAGAAACTGCACAAAATCTTTCCTAGCATTGTATCTTGCATTACATTCATCAAGTGAATGAGTGTGGGCCAGACACTTTCATGGGcaagagtgctgctgtctctgtGGCGCTGACTTTTACCTAGTCCAAGaccttccctttaaagtgacactgtcaccccctatttgcattttgactgctctccacaggtgtaaagggtaaatgttacagctttcattattttatatcacacctcatggtgcttgttctggtaaaaagtcgtttttattacctgtggattggtatatgtgggcggcgCCTCAcgacctttgtgccacatcgctccgcccctgacaccacttagccccaccccatccgtgacgtcatcgcagcataggccacgccccctcgacggccattggtgtgggacaatccaaggggtggggcctagagctttaggctggcgcTAAGTGGCGCTGGGggaggagcgatgtggcacaaaggccgcgtggccccgcccacatataccaatccacaggtaataaaaacgactttttaccagaacaagcaccatgaggtgtgatataaaataagtaatgaaagctgtaacatttaccctttacacctggggagagcagtcaaaatgcaaatagggggtgacagtgtcactttaataaccTAATGACCACATTCTAGCCAATGAGGTTTGGCCAGTAATCTATTTTCCAAATTATGAATAACCAGGAGAAGCTCTGTACAGACCATGAACAAGCAGGATATAAAGAGAGTTGACTAGAAAACAGGTTGTAACtgggtgctttttttccccaaatgaaCATTGTtcaatatatattctatatatatagaatatctatattatacatacacatatatatatatatatatatatatatatatatatatatatatatatatacatatatatatatatatatacacacactcaccggccactttattaggtacacctgtccaactgcacgttaccacttaatttctaatcagccaatcacatggcggcaagtgcatttaggcatgtagacatggtcaagacaatctcctgcagttcaaaccgagcatcagtatgggaaagAAAGGTGATCTGAGTGCCTTttaacgtggcatggttgttggtgccagaagggctggtctgagtatttcagaaactgctgatctactgggattttcacgcacaaccatctctagggtttacagagaatggtccgaaaaagaaaaaacatccagtgagcggcagttctgtgggcggaaatgccttgttgatgccagaggtcagaggagaatgggcagactggttcgagctgatagaaacgcaacagtgactcaaatagccaaccgttacaaccaaggtaggcagaagagcatctctgaacgcacagtacggccaactttgaggcagatgggctacagcagcagaagaccacaccgggtgccactcctttcagctaagaacaggaaactgaggctacaatttgcacaagctcatcgaaattggacagtagaagattggaaaaacgttgcctggtctgatgagtctcgatttttgctgcgacattcggatggtagggtcagaatttggcgtcaacaacatgaaagcatggatccatcctgccttgtatcaacggttcaggctgctggtggtggtgtcatggtgtggggaatattttcttggcactctttgggccccttggtaccaattaagcatcgttgcaacgccacagcctacctgagtattgttgctgaccatgtccatccctttatgaccacaatgtacccaacatctgatggctactttcagcaggataatgcgccatgtcataaagctagaatcatctcagactggtttcttgaacatgacaatgagttcactgtactcaaatggcctccacagtcaccagatctcaatccaatagagcatctttgggatgtggtggaacggagattcgcatcatggatgtgcagccgacaaatctgcggcaactgtgtgatgccatcatgtcaatatggaccaaaatctctgaggaatgcttccagcaccttgttgtatctatgccacgaagaattgaggcagttctgaaggcaaaagggggtccaacccgttactagcatggtgtacctaataaagtggccggtgagtgtgtatatatattatatatatatacatacatatatacacacacacacacacatatatatatatacatacacacacacatatatctatctatctatcttaaaaAATTTCCAAAAGCTGAACCCACAACTTGAAACAGTTATCTACTATGgttaatgttattttaattttacaGAGGACTTTGCTTACCTGTAGAGTCTCTGCAACATTACTCAGAGAGTGGATAGGACCGCAACTCTCAAACTGCGTCTTCACAGACTTCAGGCACACCCCCCTCTTAAAGGGTCCAGCAAATACAGTCATCAAGTCTGCAAACTTGCAGGTTACCTTTATTAAAAGACAGATGTTAGGATAGCAATACAGTCCTGTATTCATGTATACTGCATCCATATTCGTCACCTTTTTTTCAGAGGACAAAAAAGCAAATGCACCAAAAACTGGCGGATGCTTCTTGCACTGTGTTTATTAAGTGTTATTATACACCTATTTAGGAGTGGCGTTCAACAAGCTGGTTGCCTAGGTTACGGACCACCGCTCGCCACTAGGTGTGCTGGGGCCGGGACCAGGGGAGCGCGCTTTAGCTGGTCAGTATTCTCAGAGTGTCTCCCACTCTCACAGATGGCTCTAGGGCTTGTGGTTTGTCCCTGGAACTGTCTGTGATCTCAGTGGGAGTCCTTAGTACCCCCACAAATCCCATGTCCCCATGTTGAACGGGGCAGTTGAGAAAAAGGCTTTAATTGTGGTAAAGGAAGGCGAAGCATAAATAATACATATGTACGGCATTGCTCAATACATGTATAATATACAGACAATGGCATACACTTATTACACTACATACTAACAAGCTTACCCTTGCATTGGTGTCTAGAAGGCACTTATTGAGAACATTTCCACCCTGGAACCAAACAATGCTGACAGGAGATGAGGGAAAGGCACTGCACGCTCTCTGGAGGATCTACAAGGAAAATGTGCATAGTTTAAATGAAAGAAATATAGTTAAAAACACATTTGTGATATTgaagtggttatccaggattagaacaaGCACAgctacttgcaaaaacagcaccacccctaccacaggttgtgtgtggtattacaatccacctttattcacttcaatggaacggagctgcaaaaccccacaccaaaACAAAGGACAAGatgggtgctgtttctggaagaaagcagccatttttttctaaacctggaaaaccccttttagggtgcgttcacacgtacaggatccacagcagatttgatgcactgttcagttttttagatcaaatttgctgcagatctgcaccttcaaatctgctgcggatcctgtacgtatgaagctaccctaaggctttgtttacatgtagtatgagaccggctggtCTGCATCAGGGAATTACCATTTATTCTATAGTACATTCTTTTTAAACAGTAATTTCCATCCTGCGGTttacagttgttgcaaaactacaagtaccagtataatgggggttgtagatTTACAACGAATAGAAAGTCACAAGAGAAGGAACACGGCTTTAAAGTCATTCCAGATGTAAATTTTAAATGTACAAATGTAAATTGGATCTGTTATATTCCATTTGACGGTCTGGCAGGCATCTCGATACTCACTTCTTCATTTGAAGTACATAAGAAGGTCTCACAGTGTCTTGAAGGCACAGACTTTCTCAAATCTTCTCTGGATACATAAGCAATCCTCTGTCCTGCTTTATCCAGCTCTTCTAGAAATCTATATAATGGAATATGTCAAATTACCGATCAATAGACTGACTAAGAGGGTACTCCGACTTAAAACAATTCTTTACATGTCAGATTTAATGATCGGGGACACATTAGAGTAGCTGTGATAGCCTAAGGGAGTAGTGGTGATAGTGCTCAAACAAAGAATAGAGAACTGATGACTTGCCACTTCATTTTAAAGTGAGACTCTGGTCCCCATTCTCCAGATAGtatggggtcccagcagtcacactTCCCAGCAATTTGACAGTAAGTcaaattaagggccctattacaccaacagattatctgacagatttgaaaagaggagaaatctcagtctttcctttaggcaTTACATGGGGCCTATTTAAACAAATGGGCTGTTCCTATAATGAAAAGAAAGGCTGGGTCCCCCAGGGAAGCGGATCTTACCTAGGTCCTCCTGATGGCAGGGGATGAAGGAATCCATTGATGGGGGCTTTAGTATTGCCTGGTCTACTACGTAAGTTATTTTCATGTAGGAAAACATCCTCCAAATCAATATCTGCAACCTGGGGAAAAACAGGAATGATGTAGACAGGAATACAAGGatacacaggtggtgaataattAGAACATAAATGGACGCACCTTCTCTGGCCCGTGCTGAATGAAATACTGAGCCAAGTTCAGGGCAGCTGCAGCATCTTCCGAGGGATTGTGGCCAACAGCATCGGCACACTGAATCTCTCTTCTACAAACACATTGCAGAGGTTATTTGAAGGCTATAGTTTACACTGTGGGCCTATACATGAGAAGAACACATGATATGCCTACGATAGCTGTCAGATGATCACTCACTGAGCAGACAGCTATTCTTCCCAACTTCAAAGAACGCATGTGTTTTCAATAGAGAAAGGAGTAAGCCCTTATCTCCTATGAGAACAAAGGATCAGACatatgttgaaatccaacatactTCATGCTTCTGTCTGTCAGATATCTAGCATCTTTGCAGAGTTCTCTATTCTGATTCAATATGGCCCTTGAACAGAGCTCATCCAGCTTGGTTGTATGCATGGTTACCTGAAGCAACTGCATGCTGATCAGATGAATATTCCTCGTGACAGGTACCATTTATCAAAGCATACATGCAGTTTCAAAAGATTTTTGATAGCCTGAATAAATGTTGCATGTGACCCATCAGCCGTAACCCACAGATATTTATATGTAGTGTAATGAGCAGAAGGGAACACATCTAGACAAACACCCAAGTCGATAGGGAGATAAAACTCTGTACTGTACTTTAAAATCGCTTGTGCCAAGAACTTCAATCTAAATTTCCTTTCCAGACTTCGTGCAAAAAGTAGTGCTGTGTCAATAACATTCGGATGTGTCATCTGTAAGGAAAGAGAATACACATGAATACACACAGGGTCATGACAATAGCACAACCATAGTTATCAGCATGACGCCACGAGCCATAAAACTCACCTGCAGAGCTCGCAGATCATTATTCAATGAGTGACCCACCAAGACGGCATCTGGAGGAAGAAGTCTTTTTAGTTTTTCTTGGACATCCTTCAGCTTTGTATTCACCTTGGAAAGCATCTTGCTAGTAATCCCTGAGAACCTGACCAAACACAACAGAAGGGCATAAGATGATTGACAGAACCAAACATCACTCATGGCCCAACATGTTAACAGGTATACAGCGCTCATCTTTATAGACGCAGAGACTTCCCGTTTTACCCTCAAGGTAATGACATTGAATCACAAAGACCCCAAAATGAAAGTTGTCGTGCAGTAGTAAAAGGGGTTAACAGACGGGATAGGCCATTGTAACCAGATCAGTGGAGATCGGTCACCTGGCACCTTCACTAAGCAGATGTTTTAACAGGCTCATTCAATGATTTACCAGGGCTCATCCTTACAGACATCGTACATTTAGAAGTAATCGTGCAAGGAGCTGCAGTACTGTCTTATTTAAGGAGTAGTGAAGAATGCTCCTGGCCATATACATGATGTGACTGGCTCAGGGGTCCTTTGTTTGCCAGTAACTTTGTGATGGTAGGATACCTCCCCCATAGGATGGTCAGAGAGAATCGCCAGAAGTCTCCTGGTGCAGCAGGTCCCTGACCAACATTTCCCCCAGGAGAATATTGTCCTAGCTGCACAGAGGGAGGACTAGAAGATAAAAAATACCTCTATATCCTTCTTGCATTAATCCCCCTTCCTCAACACGGTCTCGCAGCTGGCTGCCTTAGAGGTCATGGCTCCACACGTCATGTATtggcacaaaaacaaaaaactgcccTATGGGAAGCCCACCTAAGAGAAGTATATAGAACTGAATGAGGAAATACCTGGTCATATAATTTATAATGGGGTTGTCCGGCTTCACCAACTCATCCATAATACACTGGCCTTGGGCATCCACTAAAGACACTCTGGTCAGCTCGTTCCCTTTGCAGGTCAGACACTGTGGATGGAGAAGAACACTGGTGTAAGATAGGAGTCTGCTACATTTCATCACTCTCTAGGTGACCATAATCCAGCTTGAGCTGCAGGCCTCATCCACAAAGACACACTATTACAGCAGTCACTGGATGGCATTACATGGCCAAAGCCTAGTCATCACACCAGATACTGCAGATCCAGTTTCTACAGCTTCCAGGAGAGATTTGGGAACCATTGAAAACTTAAATTTGGACTTTTGGGCCCTTAATCTATGATCTatcatggccttaaagggaaccagtcagtatgattgtgccgatatggttcccagctgcacagtatagatctactgtgcagctccctgaaaaagtTGTGCAAGGCTGGGAgacgactagtcacagctctgaaTGTCAGCATGtcctgtggggatgattgacaggcagagaggccactaacgagtcaatcatccccacactgacAGGCATAGAGCAGCGACTAGTCCCAGACGGCTCCCCATCCAGATGACTGGTTACCGGCCCTCCCCTGGCCGTGCACGCTGGAATAAAACCTCTTTTTCCCTCCAGGTAAAGCTACAGCTGCAGACACGgctggtagcctcagggagctgcacagtagatctatactgtgcagctgggaaccatatcagcacaatcgtactgactggttccctttaaaggatctTTTCAGACAATATAACCTATTTGCAGTTGACTAACAAatgaacatatattggtaaatacaATTATTTTGGTACCTTTCAGTGGTCTTTCAGGCTTTGCTTCTGCTTCTAATACAAACTGTCTGTTCTGTTTTTTTCATTACCCCACACTTCCCTGTCCATTGTACAGCCTGTAACAGACTTTGTGCCTGTTGTACTCTGTAGCCAGGAATTCAGTCAATTTTATCTCCCTCCCACTATGTAGGAGGCTCCTCTGGGTGTGGTGTGCAGGGTTATTAATATGGTGGAGTAGTGGGATGgagagagttggctgaattcaaGACTACAGTGTACACAGAAGCTCATTGCAGGATGTACACTAGACAAAAAATTGGTCTAATGAAAACAGAACAGACAGTATGCATCAGGAGCAGAAGGAAAGCATGAAAGAAacagaaaggtagtaaaataattttatttaccaatatatgtaaATGTTAGACAATAGGTTTGTATCATTGCATGTTGCACTTCAGCGTCCCTCATTCTTTGTTCTGCTGTCAGACAAATCTGACAGCATCTTATCTCCCACTTCTATACTAAGGATGCACGACTATGTGGAGGCCACAGTATGACCAACTGCACTGGATATCTGGATTTCAGACACTTGCCATTTCACAGTCCAGACCAAACAGAGGGCTGCTGTCAGTGGGTTCCTTGGTGCAATTGCTTTGAACAAAGTTTTCTGTGTCAGAGGATcctgcaaataataaaaaaaagatatatattttattacacaaagtattgtagtaagtctgggttcacactgcgtttttgcattctGTTTAATGTATCCTTTTTAAATAAGTTACTTAACATACAAAAAACgttgtcaaccatgtttttgtgtaagctaaaaaaaaaaaaaaaaaaaaaaatgtttggatttttttcttttaacgtcCGGGTCaatttaatgcaatgttccttcccgccttctaagagccatagcgcttttattttcccacataaacttggttggggtgtcattttttgcaccacaatctattaatttttatttatatcctattggtgtaacag belongs to Dendropsophus ebraccatus isolate aDenEbr1 chromosome 9, aDenEbr1.pat, whole genome shotgun sequence and includes:
- the REXO5 gene encoding RNA exonuclease 5 isoform X1; translation: MRDNKSGKQPKRPLPDEEEKEETCLKRRRDENHTSQGTANGLHLQRSQKAPRLAPALFCNNCEVPHLQLHQLLKYAVIGKKGKATQASWCSVHHQKRLRGVVLVVLQDLAQHHFYQYYLHFQSLRRLFRHRFSLPPPPSDFLASLLGLNDSDIPTQETINGSVDQKCNFHEVPESHDPILQKYGRKRHGLTRYLLTEEEMRKNDYPFVGSSDTENFVQSNCTKEPTDSSPLFGLDCEMCLTCKGNELTRVSLVDAQGQCIMDELVKPDNPIINYMTRFSGITSKMLSKVNTKLKDVQEKLKRLLPPDAVLVGHSLNNDLRALQMTHPNVIDTALLFARSLERKFRLKFLAQAILKREIQCADAVGHNPSEDAAAALNLAQYFIQHGPEKVADIDLEDVFLHENNLRSRPGNTKAPINGFLHPLPSGGPRFLEELDKAGQRIAYVSREDLRKSVPSRHCETFLCTSNEEILQRACSAFPSSPVSIVWFQGGNVLNKCLLDTNARVTCKFADLMTVFAGPFKRGVCLKSVKTQFESCGPIHSLSNVAETLQPYICIKYSVPEAAQLAVELLNGSCIDGCHIKVQRMITRQTLDYEDIFKEMEEDPENKNTIYVSGFTKPLTEEFLQQQFNHFKEIKSIFVPTNPKSHHPAKYCYLKFHSPDAAAGAIKQIQIHGGLRSRKAVTSSHLHGWLQAAVRHAPPHKHCNQKVTSKEDHTEIIKDLDRKISQLYESTLENTLCVILFPGNNSSNGSLPGFGLMEIKC
- the REXO5 gene encoding RNA exonuclease 5 isoform X2, which encodes MRDNKSGKQPKRPLPDEEEKEETCLKRRRDENHTSQGTANGLHLQRSQKAPRLAPALFCNNCEVPHLQLHQLLKYAVIGKKGKATQASWCSVHHQKRLRGVVLVVLQDLAQHHFYQYYLHFQSLRRLFRHRFSLPPPPSDFLASLLGLNDSDIPTQETINGSVDQKCNFHEVPESHDPILQKYGRKRHGLTRYLLTEEEMRKNDYPFVGSSDTENFVQSNCTKEPTDSSPLFGLDCEMCLTCKGNELTRVSLVDAQGQCIMDELVKPDNPIINYMTRFSGITSKMLSKVNTKLKDVQEKLKRLLPPDAVLVGHSLNNDLRALQMTHPNVIDTALLFARSLERKFRLKFLAQAILKREIQCADAVGHNPSEDAAAALNLAQYFIQHGPEKVADIDLEDVFLHENNLRSRPGNTKAPINGFLHPLPSGGPRFLEELDKAGQRIAYVSREDLRKSVPSRHCETFLCTSNEEILQRACSAFPSSPVSIVWFQGGNVLNKCLLDTNARVTCKFADLMTVFAGPFKRGVCLKSVKTQFESCGPIHSLSNVAETLQPYICIKYSVPEAAQLAVELLNGSCIDGCHIKVQRMITRQTLDYEDIFKEMEEDPENKNTIYVSGFTKPLTEEFLQQQFNHFKEIKSIFVPTNPKSHHPAKYCYLKFHSPDAAAGAIKQIQIHGGLRSRKAVTSSHLHGWLQAAVRHAPPHKHCNQKVTSKEDHTEIIKDLDRKISQLYESTLENTLCVILFPGNNSNGSLPGFGLMEIKC